Part of the Anaerobacillus alkaliphilus genome, GAGTATACGTTTTGAAGTGAAGAGAACTACCAGAGTTTCGAAACAAAGAGCTTACACAGGATTACTTGATCTTGATGCAGCTAAAACCTGGATGCAGGGATTGGTCGGCATCGAGAGGTTGGACGAGGGTCCGATGAAGGTGGGAAGTGAGTGGAAGGAAACGAGAAAGATGTTCGGGAAAGAAGCTACAGAACATTTTGAAGTTGTTGAACTCACGGAACCAGACAAAATTATACTTCGCTGTGATGGGTCGAAAGGCACCACCGGCAAAGGGGAATTTGTGTTTACATACATATTAGCTACAACAAATAACGCTACTGAGATTACCTTGAACGGAGAGATTAATGGACTGACTGGTTTCTCAAGATTTATCGGTAAATTGATGGTAGGAACCTTTAAAAAAGCTTGTGCCAAAGATTTAGACGCATTAATTACCCATTTGGAAAAATAAATCACTACTAGAAATGCATTCCCCTCAACGGGAATGTTTTTTGTATTTCCCACTTGCATTCACTCGAGCAATCTGATAATATCGTTTCATAGCTAATGATTATGAAAATTTGAAGAGGTGATGCGTATTTATTCATATAATAACGATGGAGAACTGCTTCCGGAAGAAATAGATACGATCAATCGATTGATGAACATCCCCCTTGATTCGTTAAATCTTGAGGCAATAGCTGTTGTCACGAATATTTATCGTGTTGCTCAAGGATTACGTAATAAAATGGAACAAAAGGTCTTATCTGAATATGGCTTATCTTGGACAGCCTTCTCCATGCTTTATGACATGTGGATAGGGGATTCTGTTGAAACCAAAAAATTAGCTGAATTAGCTGGAGTTTCAAAAGCCACAATAAGTAATATAACGAAAACTCTTGAACAAAAAGAGCTATGCTACAGAAAAAACGATCCTAGGGACAGAAGG contains:
- a CDS encoding SRPBCC family protein, which translates into the protein MSIRFEVKRTTRVSKQRAYTGLLDLDAAKTWMQGLVGIERLDEGPMKVGSEWKETRKMFGKEATEHFEVVELTEPDKIILRCDGSKGTTGKGEFVFTYILATTNNATEITLNGEINGLTGFSRFIGKLMVGTFKKACAKDLDALITHLEK
- a CDS encoding MarR family winged helix-turn-helix transcriptional regulator, with the translated sequence MRIYSYNNDGELLPEEIDTINRLMNIPLDSLNLEAIAVVTNIYRVAQGLRNKMEQKVLSEYGLSWTAFSMLYDMWIGDSVETKKLAELAGVSKATISNITKTLEQKELCYRKNDPRDRRVTYVALTPKGKQVMEALYPKFHQNEVEIVSSLTIDEQKRMTTSLRKVIRDNDF